The Halorhabdus sp. BNX81 genome includes a region encoding these proteins:
- a CDS encoding sodium:proton antiporter, which produces MIETLLSASGGATSGGEPQIILAVVLGLLFALGTFLILRRDVVRVVWGVSIISQAANVYLVTMGGLRGSVPIVSHGGGGHGTPTDPLVQALVLTAIVIGFGTTAFALVLTLRVYEEHGTIDLSEVSE; this is translated from the coding sequence ATGATCGAGACACTGCTTTCAGCATCCGGCGGGGCGACGAGCGGTGGCGAGCCACAGATCATTCTGGCCGTCGTGCTCGGCCTCCTGTTCGCGCTGGGGACGTTCCTGATCCTCCGGCGCGACGTCGTCCGGGTCGTCTGGGGTGTGTCGATCATCAGCCAGGCGGCGAACGTCTACCTGGTGACGATGGGCGGCCTCCGTGGCAGCGTCCCGATCGTGAGTCACGGCGGTGGCGGTCACGGAACGCCGACGGACCCGCTGGTCCAGGCCCTCGTCCTGACGGCGATCGTCATCGGCTTCGGGACGACCGCCTTCGCGCTCGTGTTGACGCTCAGAGTCTATGAGGAACATGGGACGATCGATCTCTCGGAGGTGAGTGAATAA